One genomic segment of Phyllopteryx taeniolatus isolate TA_2022b chromosome 12, UOR_Ptae_1.2, whole genome shotgun sequence includes these proteins:
- the cracdla gene encoding capping protein-inhibiting regulator of actin dynamics isoform X2 — MEAFSVDTDEGAEDTSEPRNSRMTALRSRLFARSKRAGGDSSAKFSQSASDIHAGKASGSDEDLPCPQGMMGSRALSHDSIFWADRVRTDDADGEPVRVLSQENVHSKIKALQMALRRQKMHLGPPPLGRQEDEDALPPHESPEVSTADLATLGGLGKVLSQPRSRPLSPIVKAPDWKCAPCPPLTPSVPAVTSPREAPLGFGAPAEFTPSLDTSAARHRVSVKPRNRRPGAKRRRAQPDTKADHINNHPEPVTDEHDREDVMPEDERGGSNASRLSLPKHAQPEAFPSEAAPDHALPGRLSPVSSQELQRRAVVTSSEGPRPYFEAKRTTDSSGDPGIQVKSLDESDIVSSRASAVSKYSHVRPQDEAEVDGVRGLKRPGSGSFHFSMTSVKSRIEDRPRSGSFVGQTGSRHKAVEDIRSSLRQREERQDPQPGERASVVGRLTQGSGPPWERRDSVKQAESAKIGDDVPSGQAESSREVTWEAVVATKAQVRDEERKTMFGFKLRSTSNSVRFWSDGSSGRQSSEGLKRHKSRDHDSLSKNASTGNFTLTDPAPPRKPAPTCDAPALPTEVQITSSNQSSPRTASSEVSWVSLAMEKTRSLHQLFARRFPKDLTSSPPQSPAQTPNFGETLNGKSQTARLQECEKAVHDSSKEETEHSKSSQKTTGDTWEEPEAQQSHIRTSQPAVQINVWATQSPSRAAPLSESPSHFGAETTVITQSVAQSYQTSGQHPTPWGHPGLQPATHRPESTTPPVDDERRTVQEKESPSPLGKRSVRPGSVSEKAAFLERQAERCTTKGVESRKAQLESKPSSDRRDPKPGGREGFRLAESPSPARVADRPREENWMRKNPGSSQSPSSSPVLRSTPDSSQPSWMELAKRKSMAWSDKTMD, encoded by the exons ATGGAAGCCTTCTCTGTGGATACAGACGAGGGCGCCGAGGACACTTCGG aACCGCGAAACTCCAGAATGACGGCGCTCAGGTCTCGTCTGTTTGCGAGAAGCAAGCGAGCCGGCGGGGATTCCAGCGCCAAGTTCAGCCAGTCAGCCAGCGACATCCATGCGGGGAAGGCGTCGGGATCTGATGAAGATTTGCC atGCCCCCAGGGAATGATGGGCTCTCGAGCGCTCTCCCACGACAGCATCTTCTGGGCCGACCGGGTGCGGACAGACGACGCCGACGGCGAGCCGGTCAGGGTGTTGTCCCAGGAGAACGTCCACAGCAAAATCAAAGCTTTACAG ATGGCGCTTCGGCGGCAGAAGATGCATCTGGGGCCGCCGCCGCTCGGGCGACAAGAGGACGAGGACGCCCTTCCTCCTCACGAGAGCCCCGAGGTCTCGACGGCGGATCTTGCAACCCTTGGAGGCCTCGGCAAG GTGCTCTCTCAGCCAAGATCACGTCCACTCTCTCCCATCGTCAAAGCTCCAGATTGGAAATGCGCGCCGTGCCCGCCGCTCACCCCGTCTGTCCCCGCCGTCACTTCGCCTCGCGAGGCCCCGTTGGGCTTCGGCGCTCCGGCCGAGTTCACCCCTTCCCTGGACACGTCGGCGGCACGACACCGCGTGTCCGTCAAGCCGCGCAACCGGAGGCCCGGCGCCAAGAGGAGGCGAGCCCAA CCTGACACGAAGGCGGACCACATCAACAACCATCCTGAACCCGTGACAGACGAACACGATCGGGAGGATGTGATGCCGGAAGACGAACGAGGCGGAAGCAACGCATCCCGACTATCCCTTCCAAAACACGCCCAGCCGGAAGCGTTCCCATCGGAGGCCGCGCCGGACCACGCCTTACCTGGCAGACTCTCTCCTGTGTCCTCCCAGGAGCTTCAGAGACGTGCAGTCGTCACGTCGAGCGAAGGACCGCGTCCGTACTTCGAAGCCAAGCGGACGACGGACAGCTCGGGAGATCCCGGGATTCAAGTCAAGAGCCTCGATGAGAGCGACATCGTCTCATCCCGTGCATCAGCGGTGTCCAAGTACTCGCACGTTCGTCCGCAGGATGAAGCCGAAGTAGACGGCGTAAGAGGACTAAAAAGACCCGGATCCGGATCCTTCCATTTCTCCATGACCTCTGTCAAGAGCCGCATCGAAGACAGACCCCGATCGGGCAGTTTTGTGGGACAGACGGGGTCCAGACACAAGGCGGTTGAGGATATAAGGTCGAGCCTGAGGCAAAGGGAAGAGCGTCAGGATCCGCAGCCTGGAGAAAGAGCTTCCGTAGTGGGAAGACTCACACAAGGCTCGGGTCCTCCGTGGGAAAGGCGGGATAGTGTAAAACAAGCGGAATCGGCTAAAATCGGAGACGACGTTCCATCGGGGCAAGCGGAGAGCAGCCGGGAGGTGACGTGGGAGGCCGTTGTGGCGACAAAGGCGCAAGTCAGGgatgaagaaagaaagacaatGTTTGGTTTTAAACTGCGCTCCACCTCCAACTCTGTGAGATTTTGGTCGGACGGATCTTCCGGGCGTCAGTCGAGTGAGGGactgaaaagacacaaaagtAGAGATCATGACAGCTTGTCCAAAAATGCCAGCACAGGAAACTTCACTCTGACAG ATCCAGCCCCTCCGCGCAAGCCTGCGCCGACCTGCGATGCTCCCGCCTTACCGACGGAAGTCCAAATAACCTCCTCGAACCAGTCGAGCCCGCGAACGGCTTCATCTGAGGTATCCTGGGTAAGTCTGGCCATGGAAAAGACCAGAAGCCTCCACCAGCTTTTTGCAAGAAGATTTCCTAAGGACCTTACTAGTAGCCCTCCACAGTCACCAGCGCAGACGCCCAATTTTGGTGAGACTTTAAATGGGAAATCTCAGACTGCGCGACTACAAGAATGTGAAAAAGCAGTACACGATAGCAGCAAAGAGGAAACGGAGCACAGCAAATCGTCTCAAAAGACAACCGGCGACACCTGGGAAGAACCGGAAGCGCAACAATCACACATAAGAACAAGTCAGCCGGCCGTGCAAATAAATGTCTGGGCGACGCAATCTCCATCACGCGCTGCTCCGCTGTCGGAGAGTCCGTCTCACTTTGGAGCGGAGACCACTGTCATCACGCAATCTGTGGCGCAGTCTTACCAGACCTCGGGCCAGCATCCGACGCCTTGGGGCCACCCGGGTCTCCAACCCGCAACGCACCGGCCCGAATCGACGACACCTCCAGTGGACGACGAGAGAAGGACCGTGCAGGAAAAGGAGAGCCCCTCGCCGCTGGGCAAGCGCAGCGTTCGGCCCGGCTCAGTCAGCGAGAAGGCTGCGTTCTTGGAGAGACAGGCGGAGCGGTGTACGACGAAGGGG GTGGAGTCGAGGAAAGCGCAACTGGAAAGCAAGCCATCGAGTGACAGAAGAGACCCAAAACCCGGAGGAAGAGAAGGGTTCCGACTCGCGG AGTCCCCGAGCCCCGCCAGAGTTGCCGACAGACCTCGCGAGGAGAATTGGATGCGGAAAAACCCGGGGTCCTCTCAGTCGCCTTCCTCGTCACCCGTCCTGAGGTCCACGCCTGACAGCTCTCAGCCTTCCTGGATGGAGCTGGCCAAGAGGAAGTCCATGGCGTGGAGTGACAAGACCATGGACTGA
- the mrpl30 gene encoding 39S ribosomal protein L30, mitochondrial gives MPAFAFKSTSVKVLTGLSRCLWFGRSKFTKARIPQELFAKWSQEHEKYGGDPEQPHKLHIVTRVKSVMRRPYWEKDMMKHLGLQKAHVPVIHKNTPAVNSRLKFIKHLVRIEPLRTPYGLPSEQDMADSYINSKGELIVRRLLTPLQPKAIKS, from the exons ATGCCTGCATTTGCTTTCAAGTCGACATCAGTCAAG GTCCTAACAGGACTTTCACGTTGTCTTTGGTTTGGACGCAGCAAGTTTACCAAAGCAAGAATTCCacaagag CTTTTTGCAAAGTGGTCACAGGAACACGAGAAATACGGTGGCGATCCCGAGCAGCCTCACAAACTCCACATAGTGACGCGAGTCAAAAGTGTGATGAGACGGCCGTACTGGGAGAAAGACATGATGAAGCACCTGGGCCTCCAGAAG GCGCACGTGCCTGTGATCCACAAGAACACACCTGCGGTCAACAGCAGACTCAAGTTCATCAAACATCTTGTCAG GATTGAGCCGTTGAGGACTCCGTACGGTCTCCCCAGCGAGCAGGACATGGCTGACAGCTACATCAACAGCAAAGGAGAGCTGATCGTTCGACGCCTGCTGACACCGCTCCAACCCAAGGCCATAAAGTCTTAG
- the mitd1 gene encoding MIT domain-containing protein 1 produces MTQNHLPGMESSAISVLKRAVELDQSGRFLESLVCYQEGIQLLIDVLKAVNDDSKRGHYRGKIKGYMDRAEQIKAHVNQKKEDGKYHEQVRIADDATGYSYEAVFKPYISGALTEVWVEDPYIRHTHQLYNFLRFCEMLLKASCKVKTIHLLTSSDDADGGPQTSALAELKRNLSTHGVALDLQYSSTIHDREIRFDNGWIIKIGRGLDYFKRPKGRFSIGYCDFDLRQCHETTVDVFHTKHTKTL; encoded by the exons ATGACTCAAAATCACCTTCCAGGTATGGAGTCGTCCGCCATCTCTGTACTGAAGCGGGCGGTAGAGTTGGACCAGAGCGGGCGCTTCCTGGAGTCTCTGGTCTGCTACCAAGAGGGCATCCAGCTGCTCATAGACGTTTTAAAAG CAGTGAACGATGACTCGAAGAGAGGACACTACAGGGGAAAGATAAAGGGCTATATGGACAGAGCAGAGCAAATCAAAGCTCATGTGAACCAGAAGAAAGAAG ACGGAAAGTACCACGAGCAGGTAAGGATAGCGGACGACGCCACAGGTTACAGTTACGAGGCTGTCTTCAAGCCGTACATCAGCGGTGCTCTCACCGAGGTTTGGGTGGAAGACCCGTACATACGACACACTCACCAG CTGTACAACTTCCTGCGGTTCTGCGAGATGCTGCTCAAAGCATCCTGCAAGGTGAAGACCATCCATCTCCTCACGTCATCAGATGAc GCGGACGGCGGCCCCCAGACGAGCGCCCTGGCCGAGCTGAAGCGGAACCTCAGTACTCACGGGGTCGCTCTGGACCTGCAGTACTCCTCCACCATCCACGACAGGGAGATCAG GTTTGATAACGGCTGGATCATCAAGATTGGAAGAGGGCTGGATTACTTCAAGAGACCAAAG GGACGCTTCTCAATTGGATACTGTGACTTTGACCTCAGGCAGTGCCACGAGACCACAGTAGACGTTTTCCACACGAAACACACCAAAACCCTATGA
- the creg2 gene encoding protein CREG2 — protein sequence MRRTLYFTLPVLANIVTACAGYTLRSSVSWAVSSNDVVEDADLSEEVAPALLVDGGGLWNQAYPAGAGKSPGEGAEPEGDSGGAPRPARLFSYRTEKVTVTVAGSGPPPHRETAKTARYIAHSSDWGFLATISSQDKIKGLPFGNIFSASDGPPDNSTGVIYFYVTPMDNTVSDLKINPYASVTFSEAEGDFCRQMAYDPEDPRCARLTLTGEMVEVAPDELAFAKEAMFSRHPVMAKWPVGHKWFFMKLEPIQVWLQDWTGGTALIPLEDYFRASPF from the exons ATGAGGCGCACTTTATACTTCACCCTGCCAGTGTTGGCCAACATTGTGACCGCGTGTGCGGGCTACACACTAAGGAGCTCGGTCTCCTGGGCGGTCTCCTCCAACGATGTGGTGGAGGACGCCGACTTGTCGGAGGAGGTCGCTCCGGCCTTGCTGGTGGACGGCGGCGGGCTGTGGAATCAGGCGTACCCGGCGGGCGCAGGGAAGAGTCCCGGGGAGGGAGCGGAGCCCGAGGGCGACTCCGGTGGGGCGCCGCGCCCCGCTCGCCTCTTCTCCTATCGCACGGAGAAGGTGACGGTGACGGTGGCGGGCAGCGGGCCTCCCCCGCACCGGGAGACCGCAAAAACGGCCAGATACATCGCTCATAGCAGCGACTGGGGCTTCCTGGCCACCATTTCTAGCCAAGACAAG atCAAAGGTCTGCCCTTCGGGAACATTTTCTCCGCCAGCGATGGACCGCCGGACAACAGCACAGGCGTCATCTACTTTTACGTGACGCCCATGGACAACACGGTGTCTGACCTGAAAATCAACCCCTACGCTTCCGTCACTTTCTCAGAGGCTGAGGGGGATTTCTGCAG ACAAATGGCGTATGACCCCGAGGACCCCAGATGCGCACGACTCACGCTTACAGGCGAGATGGTGGAGGTAGCCCCGGACGAGCTCGCCTTCGCCAAGGAGGCCATGTTCTCCAG GCATCCCGTGATGGCAAAGTGGCCCGTGGGACACAAGTGGTTCTTCATGAAGCTGGAGCCGATCCAAGTGTGGCTGCAGGACTGGACCGGAGGCACGGCGCTCATTCCGCTGGAGGATTACTTCAGAGCGTCCCCCTTCTAA
- the cracdla gene encoding capping protein-inhibiting regulator of actin dynamics isoform X3, translated as MTALRSRLFARSKRAGGDSSAKFSQSASDIHAGKASGSDEDLPCPQGMMGSRALSHDSIFWADRVRTDDADGEPVRVLSQENVHSKIKALQMALRRQKMHLGPPPLGRQEDEDALPPHESPEVSTADLATLGGLGKVLSQPRSRPLSPIVKAPDWKCAPCPPLTPSVPAVTSPREAPLGFGAPAEFTPSLDTSAARHRVSVKPRNRRPGAKRRRAQPDTKADHINNHPEPVTDEHDREDVMPEDERGGSNASRLSLPKHAQPEAFPSEAAPDHALPGRLSPVSSQELQRRAVVTSSEGPRPYFEAKRTTDSSGDPGIQVKSLDESDIVSSRASAVSKYSHVRPQDEAEVDGVRGLKRPGSGSFHFSMTSVKSRIEDRPRSGSFVGQTGSRHKAVEDIRSSLRQREERQDPQPGERASVVGRLTQGSGPPWERRDSVKQAESAKIGDDVPSGQAESSREVTWEAVVATKAQVRDEERKTMFGFKLRSTSNSVRFWSDGSSGRQSSEGLKRHKSRDHDSLSKNASTGNFTLTDPAPPRKPAPTCDAPALPTEVQITSSNQSSPRTASSEVSWVSLAMEKTRSLHQLFARRFPKDLTSSPPQSPAQTPNFGETLNGKSQTARLQECEKAVHDSSKEETEHSKSSQKTTGDTWEEPEAQQSHIRTSQPAVQINVWATQSPSRAAPLSESPSHFGAETTVITQSVAQSYQTSGQHPTPWGHPGLQPATHRPESTTPPVDDERRTVQEKESPSPLGKRSVRPGSVSEKAAFLERQAERCTTKGVESRKAQLESKPSSDRRDPKPGGREGFRLAESPSPARVADRPREENWMRKNPGSSQSPSSSPVLRSTPDSSQPSWMELAKRKSMAWSDKTMD; from the exons ATGACGGCGCTCAGGTCTCGTCTGTTTGCGAGAAGCAAGCGAGCCGGCGGGGATTCCAGCGCCAAGTTCAGCCAGTCAGCCAGCGACATCCATGCGGGGAAGGCGTCGGGATCTGATGAAGATTTGCC atGCCCCCAGGGAATGATGGGCTCTCGAGCGCTCTCCCACGACAGCATCTTCTGGGCCGACCGGGTGCGGACAGACGACGCCGACGGCGAGCCGGTCAGGGTGTTGTCCCAGGAGAACGTCCACAGCAAAATCAAAGCTTTACAG ATGGCGCTTCGGCGGCAGAAGATGCATCTGGGGCCGCCGCCGCTCGGGCGACAAGAGGACGAGGACGCCCTTCCTCCTCACGAGAGCCCCGAGGTCTCGACGGCGGATCTTGCAACCCTTGGAGGCCTCGGCAAG GTGCTCTCTCAGCCAAGATCACGTCCACTCTCTCCCATCGTCAAAGCTCCAGATTGGAAATGCGCGCCGTGCCCGCCGCTCACCCCGTCTGTCCCCGCCGTCACTTCGCCTCGCGAGGCCCCGTTGGGCTTCGGCGCTCCGGCCGAGTTCACCCCTTCCCTGGACACGTCGGCGGCACGACACCGCGTGTCCGTCAAGCCGCGCAACCGGAGGCCCGGCGCCAAGAGGAGGCGAGCCCAA CCTGACACGAAGGCGGACCACATCAACAACCATCCTGAACCCGTGACAGACGAACACGATCGGGAGGATGTGATGCCGGAAGACGAACGAGGCGGAAGCAACGCATCCCGACTATCCCTTCCAAAACACGCCCAGCCGGAAGCGTTCCCATCGGAGGCCGCGCCGGACCACGCCTTACCTGGCAGACTCTCTCCTGTGTCCTCCCAGGAGCTTCAGAGACGTGCAGTCGTCACGTCGAGCGAAGGACCGCGTCCGTACTTCGAAGCCAAGCGGACGACGGACAGCTCGGGAGATCCCGGGATTCAAGTCAAGAGCCTCGATGAGAGCGACATCGTCTCATCCCGTGCATCAGCGGTGTCCAAGTACTCGCACGTTCGTCCGCAGGATGAAGCCGAAGTAGACGGCGTAAGAGGACTAAAAAGACCCGGATCCGGATCCTTCCATTTCTCCATGACCTCTGTCAAGAGCCGCATCGAAGACAGACCCCGATCGGGCAGTTTTGTGGGACAGACGGGGTCCAGACACAAGGCGGTTGAGGATATAAGGTCGAGCCTGAGGCAAAGGGAAGAGCGTCAGGATCCGCAGCCTGGAGAAAGAGCTTCCGTAGTGGGAAGACTCACACAAGGCTCGGGTCCTCCGTGGGAAAGGCGGGATAGTGTAAAACAAGCGGAATCGGCTAAAATCGGAGACGACGTTCCATCGGGGCAAGCGGAGAGCAGCCGGGAGGTGACGTGGGAGGCCGTTGTGGCGACAAAGGCGCAAGTCAGGgatgaagaaagaaagacaatGTTTGGTTTTAAACTGCGCTCCACCTCCAACTCTGTGAGATTTTGGTCGGACGGATCTTCCGGGCGTCAGTCGAGTGAGGGactgaaaagacacaaaagtAGAGATCATGACAGCTTGTCCAAAAATGCCAGCACAGGAAACTTCACTCTGACAG ATCCAGCCCCTCCGCGCAAGCCTGCGCCGACCTGCGATGCTCCCGCCTTACCGACGGAAGTCCAAATAACCTCCTCGAACCAGTCGAGCCCGCGAACGGCTTCATCTGAGGTATCCTGGGTAAGTCTGGCCATGGAAAAGACCAGAAGCCTCCACCAGCTTTTTGCAAGAAGATTTCCTAAGGACCTTACTAGTAGCCCTCCACAGTCACCAGCGCAGACGCCCAATTTTGGTGAGACTTTAAATGGGAAATCTCAGACTGCGCGACTACAAGAATGTGAAAAAGCAGTACACGATAGCAGCAAAGAGGAAACGGAGCACAGCAAATCGTCTCAAAAGACAACCGGCGACACCTGGGAAGAACCGGAAGCGCAACAATCACACATAAGAACAAGTCAGCCGGCCGTGCAAATAAATGTCTGGGCGACGCAATCTCCATCACGCGCTGCTCCGCTGTCGGAGAGTCCGTCTCACTTTGGAGCGGAGACCACTGTCATCACGCAATCTGTGGCGCAGTCTTACCAGACCTCGGGCCAGCATCCGACGCCTTGGGGCCACCCGGGTCTCCAACCCGCAACGCACCGGCCCGAATCGACGACACCTCCAGTGGACGACGAGAGAAGGACCGTGCAGGAAAAGGAGAGCCCCTCGCCGCTGGGCAAGCGCAGCGTTCGGCCCGGCTCAGTCAGCGAGAAGGCTGCGTTCTTGGAGAGACAGGCGGAGCGGTGTACGACGAAGGGG GTGGAGTCGAGGAAAGCGCAACTGGAAAGCAAGCCATCGAGTGACAGAAGAGACCCAAAACCCGGAGGAAGAGAAGGGTTCCGACTCGCGG AGTCCCCGAGCCCCGCCAGAGTTGCCGACAGACCTCGCGAGGAGAATTGGATGCGGAAAAACCCGGGGTCCTCTCAGTCGCCTTCCTCGTCACCCGTCCTGAGGTCCACGCCTGACAGCTCTCAGCCTTCCTGGATGGAGCTGGCCAAGAGGAAGTCCATGGCGTGGAGTGACAAGACCATGGACTGA
- the txndc9 gene encoding thioredoxin domain-containing protein 9: MANDMIDNITKVLVQSAKQVEDQVDAELVKLNEMDEDDFEKMRERRLEALKKAQKQKQEWLSKGHGEYREIPSEKEFFGEVKESKKVVCHFYRSSTFRCKIVDKHLALLAKKHVETKFIKLNVDKAPFLAERLRIKVIPTLALLIDAKSKDYVVGFGDLGNTDEFSTEMLEWRLGCADVINYSGNLMEPPTSTQKPHSRFTKVEKTIRGRGYDTDSDDDDDD, from the exons ATGGCCAACGACATGATCGACAACATCACCAAGGTTCTGGTGCAGTCCGCCAAGCAGGTGGAGGATCAGGTGGATGCGGAGTTGGTCAAACTCAACGAAATGGACGAAGACGACTTTGAGAAAATGAGGGAACGACGACTAGAGGCGCTGAAGAAAGCCCAGAAACAGAAGCAG GAGTGGTTGTCAAAAGGACACGGAGAGTACCGGGAAATTCCCAGTGAGAAAGAATTCTTCGGCGAGGTCAAGGAGAGCAAGAAAGTTGTCTGCCACTTCTACAGAAGCTCCACCTTCAG ATGTAAGATCGTGGACAAACACTTGGCCCTGCTGGCAAAGAAGCACGTGGAGACCAAATTCATCAAACTCAACGTGGACAAGGCGCCTTTCCTGGCCGAGCGGCTGCGCATCAAGGTCATCCCCACCCTGGCGCTGCTCATCGACGCCAAGTCAAAGGACTACGTGGTGGGCTTCGGCGACCTGGGGAACACAGACGAGTTCAGCACCGAGATGCTGGAATGGCGACTGGGCTGCGCCGATGTTATCAATTACAG CGGTAACCTGATGGAGCCGCCCACATCCACGCAGAAGCCTCACTCCAGGTTCACCAAAGTGGAGAAGACCATCAGGGGCCGGGGCTACGACACGGATtctgacgacgacgacgacgactga
- the cracdla gene encoding capping protein-inhibiting regulator of actin dynamics isoform X1, giving the protein MEAFSVDTDEGAEDTSACDAQLQRHNYLCTNEPRNSRMTALRSRLFARSKRAGGDSSAKFSQSASDIHAGKASGSDEDLPCPQGMMGSRALSHDSIFWADRVRTDDADGEPVRVLSQENVHSKIKALQMALRRQKMHLGPPPLGRQEDEDALPPHESPEVSTADLATLGGLGKVLSQPRSRPLSPIVKAPDWKCAPCPPLTPSVPAVTSPREAPLGFGAPAEFTPSLDTSAARHRVSVKPRNRRPGAKRRRAQPDTKADHINNHPEPVTDEHDREDVMPEDERGGSNASRLSLPKHAQPEAFPSEAAPDHALPGRLSPVSSQELQRRAVVTSSEGPRPYFEAKRTTDSSGDPGIQVKSLDESDIVSSRASAVSKYSHVRPQDEAEVDGVRGLKRPGSGSFHFSMTSVKSRIEDRPRSGSFVGQTGSRHKAVEDIRSSLRQREERQDPQPGERASVVGRLTQGSGPPWERRDSVKQAESAKIGDDVPSGQAESSREVTWEAVVATKAQVRDEERKTMFGFKLRSTSNSVRFWSDGSSGRQSSEGLKRHKSRDHDSLSKNASTGNFTLTDPAPPRKPAPTCDAPALPTEVQITSSNQSSPRTASSEVSWVSLAMEKTRSLHQLFARRFPKDLTSSPPQSPAQTPNFGETLNGKSQTARLQECEKAVHDSSKEETEHSKSSQKTTGDTWEEPEAQQSHIRTSQPAVQINVWATQSPSRAAPLSESPSHFGAETTVITQSVAQSYQTSGQHPTPWGHPGLQPATHRPESTTPPVDDERRTVQEKESPSPLGKRSVRPGSVSEKAAFLERQAERCTTKGVESRKAQLESKPSSDRRDPKPGGREGFRLAESPSPARVADRPREENWMRKNPGSSQSPSSSPVLRSTPDSSQPSWMELAKRKSMAWSDKTMD; this is encoded by the exons ATGGAAGCCTTCTCTGTGGATACAGACGAGGGCGCCGAGGACACTTCGG CATGTGACGCCCAACTCCAGAGACACAACTATTTGTGTACAAATG aACCGCGAAACTCCAGAATGACGGCGCTCAGGTCTCGTCTGTTTGCGAGAAGCAAGCGAGCCGGCGGGGATTCCAGCGCCAAGTTCAGCCAGTCAGCCAGCGACATCCATGCGGGGAAGGCGTCGGGATCTGATGAAGATTTGCC atGCCCCCAGGGAATGATGGGCTCTCGAGCGCTCTCCCACGACAGCATCTTCTGGGCCGACCGGGTGCGGACAGACGACGCCGACGGCGAGCCGGTCAGGGTGTTGTCCCAGGAGAACGTCCACAGCAAAATCAAAGCTTTACAG ATGGCGCTTCGGCGGCAGAAGATGCATCTGGGGCCGCCGCCGCTCGGGCGACAAGAGGACGAGGACGCCCTTCCTCCTCACGAGAGCCCCGAGGTCTCGACGGCGGATCTTGCAACCCTTGGAGGCCTCGGCAAG GTGCTCTCTCAGCCAAGATCACGTCCACTCTCTCCCATCGTCAAAGCTCCAGATTGGAAATGCGCGCCGTGCCCGCCGCTCACCCCGTCTGTCCCCGCCGTCACTTCGCCTCGCGAGGCCCCGTTGGGCTTCGGCGCTCCGGCCGAGTTCACCCCTTCCCTGGACACGTCGGCGGCACGACACCGCGTGTCCGTCAAGCCGCGCAACCGGAGGCCCGGCGCCAAGAGGAGGCGAGCCCAA CCTGACACGAAGGCGGACCACATCAACAACCATCCTGAACCCGTGACAGACGAACACGATCGGGAGGATGTGATGCCGGAAGACGAACGAGGCGGAAGCAACGCATCCCGACTATCCCTTCCAAAACACGCCCAGCCGGAAGCGTTCCCATCGGAGGCCGCGCCGGACCACGCCTTACCTGGCAGACTCTCTCCTGTGTCCTCCCAGGAGCTTCAGAGACGTGCAGTCGTCACGTCGAGCGAAGGACCGCGTCCGTACTTCGAAGCCAAGCGGACGACGGACAGCTCGGGAGATCCCGGGATTCAAGTCAAGAGCCTCGATGAGAGCGACATCGTCTCATCCCGTGCATCAGCGGTGTCCAAGTACTCGCACGTTCGTCCGCAGGATGAAGCCGAAGTAGACGGCGTAAGAGGACTAAAAAGACCCGGATCCGGATCCTTCCATTTCTCCATGACCTCTGTCAAGAGCCGCATCGAAGACAGACCCCGATCGGGCAGTTTTGTGGGACAGACGGGGTCCAGACACAAGGCGGTTGAGGATATAAGGTCGAGCCTGAGGCAAAGGGAAGAGCGTCAGGATCCGCAGCCTGGAGAAAGAGCTTCCGTAGTGGGAAGACTCACACAAGGCTCGGGTCCTCCGTGGGAAAGGCGGGATAGTGTAAAACAAGCGGAATCGGCTAAAATCGGAGACGACGTTCCATCGGGGCAAGCGGAGAGCAGCCGGGAGGTGACGTGGGAGGCCGTTGTGGCGACAAAGGCGCAAGTCAGGgatgaagaaagaaagacaatGTTTGGTTTTAAACTGCGCTCCACCTCCAACTCTGTGAGATTTTGGTCGGACGGATCTTCCGGGCGTCAGTCGAGTGAGGGactgaaaagacacaaaagtAGAGATCATGACAGCTTGTCCAAAAATGCCAGCACAGGAAACTTCACTCTGACAG ATCCAGCCCCTCCGCGCAAGCCTGCGCCGACCTGCGATGCTCCCGCCTTACCGACGGAAGTCCAAATAACCTCCTCGAACCAGTCGAGCCCGCGAACGGCTTCATCTGAGGTATCCTGGGTAAGTCTGGCCATGGAAAAGACCAGAAGCCTCCACCAGCTTTTTGCAAGAAGATTTCCTAAGGACCTTACTAGTAGCCCTCCACAGTCACCAGCGCAGACGCCCAATTTTGGTGAGACTTTAAATGGGAAATCTCAGACTGCGCGACTACAAGAATGTGAAAAAGCAGTACACGATAGCAGCAAAGAGGAAACGGAGCACAGCAAATCGTCTCAAAAGACAACCGGCGACACCTGGGAAGAACCGGAAGCGCAACAATCACACATAAGAACAAGTCAGCCGGCCGTGCAAATAAATGTCTGGGCGACGCAATCTCCATCACGCGCTGCTCCGCTGTCGGAGAGTCCGTCTCACTTTGGAGCGGAGACCACTGTCATCACGCAATCTGTGGCGCAGTCTTACCAGACCTCGGGCCAGCATCCGACGCCTTGGGGCCACCCGGGTCTCCAACCCGCAACGCACCGGCCCGAATCGACGACACCTCCAGTGGACGACGAGAGAAGGACCGTGCAGGAAAAGGAGAGCCCCTCGCCGCTGGGCAAGCGCAGCGTTCGGCCCGGCTCAGTCAGCGAGAAGGCTGCGTTCTTGGAGAGACAGGCGGAGCGGTGTACGACGAAGGGG GTGGAGTCGAGGAAAGCGCAACTGGAAAGCAAGCCATCGAGTGACAGAAGAGACCCAAAACCCGGAGGAAGAGAAGGGTTCCGACTCGCGG AGTCCCCGAGCCCCGCCAGAGTTGCCGACAGACCTCGCGAGGAGAATTGGATGCGGAAAAACCCGGGGTCCTCTCAGTCGCCTTCCTCGTCACCCGTCCTGAGGTCCACGCCTGACAGCTCTCAGCCTTCCTGGATGGAGCTGGCCAAGAGGAAGTCCATGGCGTGGAGTGACAAGACCATGGACTGA